The genomic DNA GACGGCTGGGAGTATCGCGTGCTGCGAACGTGGATCGCGGCCGGAGCAAACTACGATGCCAAGCAACGCAAAAAACTGGAACGCTTGGAAGTTGGCCCGGCAGAGATTCTGTTCGATCAAGACAAACAAACGACTTCATTGCGGGCGGTAGCTCATTGGGAAGATGGCACGCGTGAAGAGGTCACCGGTCTGTGCCGGTTCCACACCAACGACGACGCGATCGCGACAATCGATGAGACGGGGAACGTCACCTGCACCGGCGTGGGTGACACGCATGTCGTCGTTTCTTACGACAATGCGGTCGTTCCGGTCACGGTGATTCGGCCTGTTTCGGAATTGACCGGCGACGACTATCCGCAGCTGGAAACGCGGACCGAGATCGATCGCTTGATCGCGGTCAAGCTGCAAAAGCTGGGGATCGTGCCGTCGGAGATCTGCTCCGACGCGGAGTTCCTGCGACGGGCGAGCCTCGACATCTCGGGGACGCTGCCAACCGCGGCCGACGCGGCGGCGTTCATCGCTGACAACAGCAGCGGCAAGCGTCAACGCAAGGTCGAAGAACTGCTCTCCAGCCCCGGTTATGCCGCTTGGTGGACGACTCGGTTCTGCGACTGGACCGGCAATAGCGATGCTCAACTGAACAACGTCTCACCGATCCGTCAGGCACCGACGCAACATTGGTATGAATGGATCCATCGCCGCGTCGAAGAAAACATGCCCTATGACGAAATGGTCGAAGGGATCGTCGTCGCTCAATCGCGTGCGGAGGGGGAATCGTATCGAGAGTATTGCGAAGCGATGGGGGCCGCGTGTCGCAATGGCGAGATGGACGGGTTTGCCGATCGCCCTGGACTGACCTATTTCTGGGCGCGTCGCAATTTCCGACAGACCGAAGACCGAGCGATCGGATTTGCGTATTCCTTTTTAGGTATCCGGATCCAATGTGCTCAGTGCCACAAACATCCTTTCGACCAATGGTCCAAACAGGACTTCGATGAATTCAAGAATCTGTTTCAAACGGTAGGACTCAGGCAGAAGCCGCGCGACAAGGAGGACTTGGAACAGTATGAAGCGATGATGACGAAGATGGATTCCGACCTGAAGGGGAACCAGCTTCGCAGAGAGTTGCAAAAGGAATTCAGTAAGGGGGCGGTGATTCCGTTCCCCGAGATCGTCGAACGCCCGGTTCGCGGCAATGCCAAAATGGTTCGCAAGCCAGGGCAGAAAGCGCGTCGAGTGGTCGAGCCGCCGACGGCCAAGCTGTTGGGAGGCGACTACGTCGAACTGGATGGGATGGCGCGAGAGCAACTGATGCAGTGGCTCCGCGATCCTAACAACCCCTACTTCGCCAAAGCGATCGTAAACCGCGTATGGGCAAATTATTTTGGCAGCGGGATCGTCGATCCGGTCGACGATTTGAATCTCGCCAATCCGCCAAGCAATGCTCCGCTGATGGACTATCTTGCCGATGGGTTCGTCGAAAGCGGATACGACATGAAGTGGCTGCACCGCACGATCGTCGGCAGCGATGCGTATCAACGAAGCTGGCAGACGAACGACACCAACGCGTTGGACGTTCGCAATTTCAGCCACTTTGTGCCGCGACGACTGCCCGCCGAAACGCTTTACGACGCGATCTTGGTTGCGACAGCTAATGACAAGCAGGCGGCTCAGCTGTGCAGCAGCCGCGACGGTCGCGCGGTGGGGATTGCTTCGAGCAGTCCTCGCAACAACGGCCGCGGCTCGTCGTACGCCTTGCAGGTCTTTGGCCGTTCGATTCGCGAATCGAATTGCGATTGCGACCGGTCCGAAGATCCGAACCTGCTGCAAACGGTTTATCTGCAAAACGATGAGGATGTCACCAATCGGCTGTACGACCGCAATGGTTGGCTGGCTGAGCAGATGAAGAGCTTGGGCCAGCCGATGCTGGTTGGCGACGCGGCGATGGCGAAAGCGAAGCAACAAGGCAATGCGGCGCGGCAGCGTCAAATTACGATGCTGAAGAAGCGTCGGCAGGAACTGGTCCAGACGCTCGCCAAGGTGGAAAAGAATGCCTCCAGTTCGGAGGAGCAGCTGAAAAACAAGACCGCTCGATTGACCAAGCAGATCGCTCAAGTCAACCGGCGAATCAAAGCATTGCAAACGGGCGAAGTCCAGGACGTTGTCGCTGGCAAGGCGGCAAAGCTGGACAGCGAACAATTGACCAGCTTGGTCCAGCAGGCCTATCTGCGAACCGTCGCACGTTATCCGGAGCCGGAGGAATTGAGTAGCTCGCTGGCTTATATCGAAGCGGGCGATTCCGTTGCCAGCGGTGTGGGCGATCTTTTGTGGGCGTTGTTGAACACAAAAGAGTTTGTGTTGAATCACTGATGCCTTCGGGTGACGCAAGCAGAATGAAGACGCAAGTTTAGATCGGTGTGATAAGAAATTTGGAGCGATAGTCGATGGGTATCTCAAAAACGTGTGATGGTGTCAGCCGACGCGATGTGCTGCGAGTGGGAGCGTTGGCTGCAGGTGGGTTCTCGCTGACGAACTATCTGAGTATCGCCGAGGCGGGCGAGGTTCAAGCGGGTGCCAAGGCGACATCGGCGATTTTCATCAACCTGCCCGGCGGTCCGTCGCACATGGACACCTTCGATCTGAAGCCCGCAGCCGATGACAAGGTTCGCGGTCCATTCCAACCGATCAAGACGAACGTGCCGGGGATCGAATTTTCCGAGCACCTGCCCAAGCTGGCCGGCTGTGCCGACAAGTTTGCGATTCTGCGTGGTGTCAATCACACGCTGGCCGCTCACGCGTTGGGGCAAGAATATGTGAACACCGGTTCGCGTCCGCTGCCTTCGTTGGAGTATCCCGGTTTCGGATCGGTCGTCTCGATGGAACGCCCCGGCGATCGCGAGATCCCTGGATTTGTGGCGGTCCCCAATATCAATCAACGTCCCGGTTTCTTGGGAGTTCAGTACGCGCCGCTGAATACCAACGCAACGCCTCGAGCCGGGCAGCCGTTTGCTGTCCGTGGCATCAAGCTGGCCAACGGGATGACGGTCGATCAGATGCGTCGTCGCCAAGATCTGTTGAGCAGCTTGGATCGGCGTATGGCGTCGATCGAAAAATCGAGCTCCTTGCTGCAGGGACTCGATCGCTTCAGCGAGCAAGCCTATTCGATGATCACGTCGACACGCACGCGGCAGGCTTTTGACATCAGCAAGGAATCGGAAAACATCACCAAGATGTTCGACGATCAAACCTTCAGCCAAAGCTGTCTATTGGCGACGCGGTTGGTGGAGTCGGGAGTGCGGTTTGTGGGGCTAACGCTCGGCGGCTGGGATACGCATGTCGACAACTGGACCAAGTTGAAGACGGGGCTGTTGCCGCAATTTGATGCCGGGCTCAGCGGACTTCTGAATTCGTTGGCAGCCAAGGGGCTGTTGGAATCGACAGCGGTCTTTGTGACCGGCGAGTTCGGGCGGACTCCGAAGATCAACACCCGTTCGGCCGAAGGTGGCCGCGATCACTACCCACGCTGCATGTTCATGCTGATGGCGGGTGGCGGCGTCCGCGGCGGCCAGGTGATCGGCGAGAGCGACGACACCGCATCAGCTCCGCGACATGAAGCGATCACCCCTGACGACGTCGCGGCCAGCTTCTATCACAATCTGGGGATCGATCCGACGAAGGAATATCACACCGAAACGGGCCGCCCGATCACGCTGGTCCGCGATGGCAACGTGATCCCGCAGCTGTTTTCATAGCGGGTTGTGAGCTGAATTTGTCGAGCAATCTAATTAAATGAGCGAGTCGGGAGTTTGAGATCCCGATGACCGCGCTGCGTCATTTCTTGTTTCCGCCGTAAACCATCAGCACAGCGGCTGCGATGATAACGAAAGTAACCAGTCCGATGGCGAGAAGACCAAGCATTGTCATGTCATTCCTGTGAGTGGGGTTTTCTAAAGCATATCCAGCGGATCGATGTCGACAACGTATTGGATGTCTTCGCCCGATCGATGTTCGCTAGTTGCGGCGCGGATCACATTTCCCAGAGATCCCGCATCGGGACACTGCAGTAGGATATGGAATCGGTATTTGCCACGCAGTTTGGCGATCGGCGGCGGTGCGGGGCCGAGGATTCTAATTTCGGCTTGTTGTGCATCGCGAGCCCGTTCCAGGCTGCTGACCAAGTTGTCGGCGAAAGCTTCGGTTAAGGTCTCCTCGCTGCCGCGGATGATGATCCGGGCGATACGGCCAAATGGCGGATAGGCGAACTTCTGGCGTTGCTGCAGTTCCTCTTCGGCGAACTGGAAATAATCGTGTTGCGAGGCGGCTTGGATCGCCGGATGCTCGGGCGTATAGGTTTGCACGACGACTTCGCCCCCAGCATCTCCACGGCCCGCGCGGCCAGCAACCTGAGTGACTAATTGGAACGTCCGCTCGGCGGCGCGGAAGTCGGGGAAGTGCAACGCCGAATCGGCATTGATCACGCCGACGAGGGTGACGTTGGGAAAGTCGAGCCCTTTGGCGATCATCTGCGTTCCCAGCAGGATGTCGATCTCGCCGCTGCGGAATGCCGACAGCACGCGTTCGTGGCTCCCCGGGCGTCGCATCGTGTCGCTGTCCATCCGAGCGATGACCGCTTCGGGGAACTTTGCCTTGACTTCCATCTCCAGCTTCTGCGTTCCCAGCCCCGAATAACGGATGCCATCGAATCGGCATTCGGGACACCAGGGAGGCGTTCCGATCTGGTAATCGCAATAGTGGCAGACGGCTTTGCTGCCATCGCGGTGATGCGTCAGCGGCATTTCGCAATCGGGACAGGCGACGACGTGACCACACGAAGGGCACTGGATCGTCGTGGCAAAACCGCGGCGGTTCAGCAGCAAGATCGCCTGTTCTCCTTTAGCCAACGCCGCGCGAGTCGCTTGCATCAGCGGGCGGCTGATCGATCCGCCGGTGCGATCTTCCTTCAGTCGCAGGTCGACAAGTTGCACGTGAGGCATCGGGCGATCGCCGACGCGTCGATGCAGCGGGATCCGTTTGTAAATTCCCTTCTTCGCGGCGTTCCACGATTCGAGCGCCGGAGTGGCCGATCCGAGAATCAGCGGAATCCCCTCCAGATGCGCTCGGTAGCGGGCGACATCGCGAGCATGATACCGCGGGATCGTGTCCTGTTTAAACGACGCGTCGTGCTCTTCGTCGATCACGATCAGTCCCAGGTGAGGCGTCGGAGCGAAGATCGCACTGCGGGCACCAACGATCACTTGAACCTGTCCTTCGGCGATCCGTTGCCAATGATGGTTCCGTTCGACGGGGCTCATATGGCTGTGCAGCACGGCGACGCTTTCGAAGCGATCCTGGAACCGTTGGCGAGTCTGCGGCGTCAGGCTGATCTCTGGGACCAGCACGATCGCTTGGCGGCCGAAGCGTTGCAGGTGTTCGATCGCTTGGATGTAGACCTCCGTTTTGCCGCTCCCCGTGACGCCGTGCAGCAACAGCGTCGAATGTTTTCCCGAGTCGAGTGCGCTGCAGATTTCGGCAAGTGCCGCGGCTTGTTCTTTGGTCAAACTGTGGGCGTCGGTCAGCACGTTGTTCCGCGACGGCAGGATGCCTGGCGTCATCACGCGGCGGACCTCGCCCACGATCAATTTTTTTTGCAACAGCTGGCGGATCGGTCCCTCGGTGCAGCCGGCTTGGTCGGCCAGATCGCGGAGCGTCATCGGTTCGGCGGCGGCGATCAGATACTGCAACGCATACTGCTGTTTGGCTGGCAGTTTCGCCACGACCTCGTCGTCCAGCGCTTGTTGCGTCGGAGTGAAGAAGGTGGTCGCACGCGTGCCGGCTCCCATCCGCACTCCCGCCGGAATCAAGGCGTCGAAAACCTGGCCGGGTTGCGCCTGGTAGTAGT from Rosistilla oblonga includes the following:
- a CDS encoding DUF1501 domain-containing protein — its product is MGISKTCDGVSRRDVLRVGALAAGGFSLTNYLSIAEAGEVQAGAKATSAIFINLPGGPSHMDTFDLKPAADDKVRGPFQPIKTNVPGIEFSEHLPKLAGCADKFAILRGVNHTLAAHALGQEYVNTGSRPLPSLEYPGFGSVVSMERPGDREIPGFVAVPNINQRPGFLGVQYAPLNTNATPRAGQPFAVRGIKLANGMTVDQMRRRQDLLSSLDRRMASIEKSSSLLQGLDRFSEQAYSMITSTRTRQAFDISKESENITKMFDDQTFSQSCLLATRLVESGVRFVGLTLGGWDTHVDNWTKLKTGLLPQFDAGLSGLLNSLAAKGLLESTAVFVTGEFGRTPKINTRSAEGGRDHYPRCMFMLMAGGGVRGGQVIGESDDTASAPRHEAITPDDVAASFYHNLGIDPTKEYHTETGRPITLVRDGNVIPQLFS
- a CDS encoding DUF1549 and DUF1553 domain-containing protein; amino-acid sequence: MKERQMMHRIGLDQWIVSSRAACCAAAMLVASVAFAAKPDTLGDDSVLPELSTRFAVSNETSEIPDFQKHISPLMGRLGCNGRSCHGSFQGRGGFMLSLFGYDFEADHKAMLEADSGRIDTADADESLVLAKPIDEDMHEGGKRFDKDGWEYRVLRTWIAAGANYDAKQRKKLERLEVGPAEILFDQDKQTTSLRAVAHWEDGTREEVTGLCRFHTNDDAIATIDETGNVTCTGVGDTHVVVSYDNAVVPVTVIRPVSELTGDDYPQLETRTEIDRLIAVKLQKLGIVPSEICSDAEFLRRASLDISGTLPTAADAAAFIADNSSGKRQRKVEELLSSPGYAAWWTTRFCDWTGNSDAQLNNVSPIRQAPTQHWYEWIHRRVEENMPYDEMVEGIVVAQSRAEGESYREYCEAMGAACRNGEMDGFADRPGLTYFWARRNFRQTEDRAIGFAYSFLGIRIQCAQCHKHPFDQWSKQDFDEFKNLFQTVGLRQKPRDKEDLEQYEAMMTKMDSDLKGNQLRRELQKEFSKGAVIPFPEIVERPVRGNAKMVRKPGQKARRVVEPPTAKLLGGDYVELDGMAREQLMQWLRDPNNPYFAKAIVNRVWANYFGSGIVDPVDDLNLANPPSNAPLMDYLADGFVESGYDMKWLHRTIVGSDAYQRSWQTNDTNALDVRNFSHFVPRRLPAETLYDAILVATANDKQAAQLCSSRDGRAVGIASSSPRNNGRGSSYALQVFGRSIRESNCDCDRSEDPNLLQTVYLQNDEDVTNRLYDRNGWLAEQMKSLGQPMLVGDAAMAKAKQQGNAARQRQITMLKKRRQELVQTLAKVEKNASSSEEQLKNKTARLTKQIAQVNRRIKALQTGEVQDVVAGKAAKLDSEQLTSLVQQAYLRTVARYPEPEELSSSLAYIEAGDSVASGVGDLLWALLNTKEFVLNH
- the priA gene encoding replication restart helicase PriA, whose amino-acid sequence is MTELSLPNEFMSSDSDPAANDPQGSLFSLDGPAWETDVHEQITVATVVFSEMPFGPFDYSVPSELVDSVRPGMRLQVPLGKRRKPITGWCTKVTATTTGGMALKPIDSCFDEKPLCNANLIQLVLWMAHYYQAQPGQVFDALIPAGVRMGAGTRATTFFTPTQQALDDEVVAKLPAKQQYALQYLIAAAEPMTLRDLADQAGCTEGPIRQLLQKKLIVGEVRRVMTPGILPSRNNVLTDAHSLTKEQAAALAEICSALDSGKHSTLLLHGVTGSGKTEVYIQAIEHLQRFGRQAIVLVPEISLTPQTRQRFQDRFESVAVLHSHMSPVERNHHWQRIAEGQVQVIVGARSAIFAPTPHLGLIVIDEEHDASFKQDTIPRYHARDVARYRAHLEGIPLILGSATPALESWNAAKKGIYKRIPLHRRVGDRPMPHVQLVDLRLKEDRTGGSISRPLMQATRAALAKGEQAILLLNRRGFATTIQCPSCGHVVACPDCEMPLTHHRDGSKAVCHYCDYQIGTPPWCPECRFDGIRYSGLGTQKLEMEVKAKFPEAVIARMDSDTMRRPGSHERVLSAFRSGEIDILLGTQMIAKGLDFPNVTLVGVINADSALHFPDFRAAERTFQLVTQVAGRAGRGDAGGEVVVQTYTPEHPAIQAASQHDYFQFAEEELQQRQKFAYPPFGRIARIIIRGSEETLTEAFADNLVSSLERARDAQQAEIRILGPAPPPIAKLRGKYRFHILLQCPDAGSLGNVIRAATSEHRSGEDIQYVVDIDPLDML